In Ananas comosus cultivar F153 linkage group 10, ASM154086v1, whole genome shotgun sequence, the following proteins share a genomic window:
- the LOC109716291 gene encoding cytochrome P450 90D2-like isoform X1: protein MQPFICRGGTPPTPFKFLLCTLPSRTPKFPYSTSPLLSLSLSLSLSLSLNMSTWLLMLLCAAVLVIIIIVGVTSIFHVKSWVLGRRKKLRRAQLPGGSLGWPFVGETIDFVSAAYSPCPETFMEKRRLLYGRVFKSHIFGSPTIVSTDAEVSRFVLQSDARSFVPSYPKSLTELMGKSSILLINGGLQRRVHGLIGAFFKSPHLKAQITSDMQRYVASSMARWPVDGPDHHRPHLVRIQDEAKLIVFQILVKGLIGLEPGKEMDFLKQQFQEFIAGLMSLPIKVPGSRLYRSLKAKKRMATLIQKIIQEKRRNTNSRAPRDAIDVLINDSSNLLTDELISDNMIDLMIPAEDSVPVLVTLAVKYLSECPLALKQLEEENMQLREKKLMKGENLEWTDYMSLSFTQHAIAETLRMGNIISGIMRKAVRDVEIKGHFIPKGWCVFTYFRSVHLDESLYEDPYKFNPWRWKEKDISTWSFTPFGGGQRLCPGLDLARLEASIFLHHLVTNFTWVAEDDQIVNFPTVRMKGRMPIRVKRKS from the exons ATGCAACCATTTATTTGTAGAGGGGGAACTCCCCCTACCCCTTTTAAATTCCTACTTTGTACTTTGCCTTCTCGAACACCAAAATTTCCCTACTCtacttctcctcttctctctctctctctctctctctctctctctctctctctcaatatgaGCACTTGGTTGTTGATGTTGCTGTGCGCAGCCGTGTTAGTGATAATTATTATTGTGGGAGTAACATCGATCTTTCATGTTAAGAGTTGGGTGCTCGGGAGAAGGAAGAAGCTGAGAAGAGCCCAACTCCCCGGAGGCTCTCTCGGGTGGCCTTTCGTCGGCGAAACCATCGACTTCGTCTCCGCCGCCTACTCTCCGTGCCCGGAGACCTTCATGGAGAAGCGCCGCCTCTT GTACGGGAGAGTGTTCAAGTCGCACATATTCGGGAGCCCGACGATCGTGTCGACGGACGCGGAGGTGAGCCGGTTCGTGCTGCAGAGCGACGCGCGATCGTTCGTGCCGTCGTACCCGAAGTCGCTGACGGAGTTGATGGGGAAGTCGTCGATCCTGCTCATCAACGGCGGCCTGCAGCGCCGCGTGCACGGCCTGATCGGCGCCTTCTTCAAGTCGCCGCACCTGAAGGCGCAGATCACCAGCGACATGCAGCGCTACGTGGCCTCCTCCATGGCCCGCTGGCCTGTGGACGGTCCTGATCATCATCGCCCGCACCTCGTCCGCATACAAGATGAAGCCAAATTG ATTGTGTTCCAAATACTGGTGAAAGGGTTGATTGGGTTGGAGCCAGGGAAGGAAATGGACTTCCTGAAGCAACAGTTCCAAGAATTTATTGCTGGGTTGATGTCCTTGCCAATTAAAGTACCAGGGAGCAGGCTTTATAGATCACTAAAG GCAAAGAAGAGGATGGCTACGTTAATTCAAAAAATCATCCAAGAGAAGAGGAGGAACACCAATAGTCGCGCTCCTCGAGATGCGATCGATGTGTTGATTAACGACAGTAGCAATCTATTGACCGACGAGTTGATCTCGGATAATATGATCGATTTGATGATTCCTGCTGAGGACTCGGTTCCCGTTCTCGTCACGTTAGCGGTCAAGTATCTCAGTGAATGCCCTCTAGCTCTCAAGCAATTAGAG GAAGAAAACATGCAACTAAGGGAGAAAAAGCTAATGAAGGGGGAGAATTTAGAGTGGACCGACTACATGTCTTTATCATTCACACAACAC GCGATAGCGGAAACCCTACGCATGGGGAACATAATCAGCGGCATAATGCGCAAAGCGGTGAGGGACGTCGAGATCAAAGGGCACTTCATCCCGAAAGGGTGGTGCGTGTTCACGTACTTCCGATCGGTCCACCTCGACGAGAGCCTTTATGAGGATCCCTACAAGTTCAATCCATGGAGGTGGAAG GAGAAGGACATCAGTACTTGGAGCTTTACTCCTTTTGGAGGTGGGCAGAGGCTGTGCCCAGGGCTTGATCTGGCCAGGCTGGAAGCTTCCATCTTTCTACACCACTTGGTCACCAACTTCAC GTGGGTGGCCGAGGACGACCAAATTGTAAATTTCCCAACAGTAAGAATGAAGGGGAGGATGCCCATCCGTGTGAAAAGGAAGAGTTAA
- the LOC109716291 gene encoding cytochrome P450 90D2-like isoform X2 yields the protein MQPFICRGGTPPTPFKFLLCTLPSRTPKFPYSTSPLLSLSLSLSLSLSLNMSTWLLMLLCAAVLVIIIIVGVTSIFHVKSWVLGRRKKLRRAQLPGGSLGWPFVGETIDFVSAAYSPCPETFMEKRRLLYGRVFKSHIFGSPTIVSTDAEVSRFVLQSDARSFVPSYPKSLTELMGKSSILLINGGLQRRVHGLIGAFFKSPHLKAQITSDMQRYVASSMARWPVDGPDHHRPHLVRIQDEAKLIVFQILVKGLIGLEPGKEMDFLKQQFQEFIAGLMSLPIKVPGSRLYRSLKAKKRMATLIQKIIQEKRRNTNSRAPRDAIDVLINDSSNLLTDELISDNMIDLMIPAEDSVPVLVTLAVKYLSECPLALKQLEAIAETLRMGNIISGIMRKAVRDVEIKGHFIPKGWCVFTYFRSVHLDESLYEDPYKFNPWRWKEKDISTWSFTPFGGGQRLCPGLDLARLEASIFLHHLVTNFTWVAEDDQIVNFPTVRMKGRMPIRVKRKS from the exons ATGCAACCATTTATTTGTAGAGGGGGAACTCCCCCTACCCCTTTTAAATTCCTACTTTGTACTTTGCCTTCTCGAACACCAAAATTTCCCTACTCtacttctcctcttctctctctctctctctctctctctctctctctctctctcaatatgaGCACTTGGTTGTTGATGTTGCTGTGCGCAGCCGTGTTAGTGATAATTATTATTGTGGGAGTAACATCGATCTTTCATGTTAAGAGTTGGGTGCTCGGGAGAAGGAAGAAGCTGAGAAGAGCCCAACTCCCCGGAGGCTCTCTCGGGTGGCCTTTCGTCGGCGAAACCATCGACTTCGTCTCCGCCGCCTACTCTCCGTGCCCGGAGACCTTCATGGAGAAGCGCCGCCTCTT GTACGGGAGAGTGTTCAAGTCGCACATATTCGGGAGCCCGACGATCGTGTCGACGGACGCGGAGGTGAGCCGGTTCGTGCTGCAGAGCGACGCGCGATCGTTCGTGCCGTCGTACCCGAAGTCGCTGACGGAGTTGATGGGGAAGTCGTCGATCCTGCTCATCAACGGCGGCCTGCAGCGCCGCGTGCACGGCCTGATCGGCGCCTTCTTCAAGTCGCCGCACCTGAAGGCGCAGATCACCAGCGACATGCAGCGCTACGTGGCCTCCTCCATGGCCCGCTGGCCTGTGGACGGTCCTGATCATCATCGCCCGCACCTCGTCCGCATACAAGATGAAGCCAAATTG ATTGTGTTCCAAATACTGGTGAAAGGGTTGATTGGGTTGGAGCCAGGGAAGGAAATGGACTTCCTGAAGCAACAGTTCCAAGAATTTATTGCTGGGTTGATGTCCTTGCCAATTAAAGTACCAGGGAGCAGGCTTTATAGATCACTAAAG GCAAAGAAGAGGATGGCTACGTTAATTCAAAAAATCATCCAAGAGAAGAGGAGGAACACCAATAGTCGCGCTCCTCGAGATGCGATCGATGTGTTGATTAACGACAGTAGCAATCTATTGACCGACGAGTTGATCTCGGATAATATGATCGATTTGATGATTCCTGCTGAGGACTCGGTTCCCGTTCTCGTCACGTTAGCGGTCAAGTATCTCAGTGAATGCCCTCTAGCTCTCAAGCAATTAGAG GCGATAGCGGAAACCCTACGCATGGGGAACATAATCAGCGGCATAATGCGCAAAGCGGTGAGGGACGTCGAGATCAAAGGGCACTTCATCCCGAAAGGGTGGTGCGTGTTCACGTACTTCCGATCGGTCCACCTCGACGAGAGCCTTTATGAGGATCCCTACAAGTTCAATCCATGGAGGTGGAAG GAGAAGGACATCAGTACTTGGAGCTTTACTCCTTTTGGAGGTGGGCAGAGGCTGTGCCCAGGGCTTGATCTGGCCAGGCTGGAAGCTTCCATCTTTCTACACCACTTGGTCACCAACTTCAC GTGGGTGGCCGAGGACGACCAAATTGTAAATTTCCCAACAGTAAGAATGAAGGGGAGGATGCCCATCCGTGTGAAAAGGAAGAGTTAA